One Cellulosimicrobium protaetiae genomic region harbors:
- a CDS encoding glycosyltransferase family 2 protein: MVQPSDPVVDLVVAVHSTARPVERAVASVLAHTRTPLRVTVVCHDVDPGLITEKLGASADDPRVRLIEHRDGVRSPSGPFNRGMDEATAPFVSIMGSDDLLEPGTVDSWVERQRAGDADVVVTHLRHAAGAYVPTPPVRPWRTRRLDGSRDRLAYRSAPLGLVRRSAFPGLRLTEGAPVGGDIAFVLALWFSGRRISYDRTGPAYVIGADAADRVTFRPKPVAEEFTYLSSLLSDESFLGLGPREKASYAVKFLRVQVFGAVHNRPDPDFWTVDERAALRAVTLRVLALAPGAERVLSIADRRVLDAVLDPGTPVEVLFERSVARRRFRSPAALVTRDLTRLLAREAPLRFMVASVLSRR; encoded by the coding sequence GTGGTGCAGCCGTCCGACCCCGTCGTCGACCTCGTGGTCGCCGTCCACAGCACGGCGCGACCCGTCGAGCGAGCCGTGGCGTCGGTGCTCGCGCACACGCGGACGCCGCTCCGCGTCACGGTCGTCTGCCACGACGTCGACCCGGGGCTGATCACCGAGAAGCTGGGCGCGTCGGCCGACGATCCGCGGGTACGCCTGATCGAGCACCGGGACGGGGTCCGCTCGCCGTCCGGTCCTTTCAACCGCGGCATGGACGAGGCGACGGCCCCTTTCGTCTCCATCATGGGCTCCGACGACCTGCTCGAGCCGGGAACGGTCGACTCCTGGGTGGAGCGCCAGCGTGCCGGCGACGCCGACGTGGTGGTGACCCACCTGCGGCACGCGGCCGGCGCCTACGTCCCGACGCCGCCGGTGCGGCCGTGGCGGACGCGCCGTCTCGACGGTTCACGCGACCGGCTCGCCTACCGGAGCGCACCGCTGGGCCTCGTCCGGCGCAGCGCCTTCCCCGGGCTGCGGCTCACGGAGGGCGCACCGGTGGGAGGCGACATCGCGTTCGTGCTCGCGCTGTGGTTCTCGGGTCGGCGCATCAGCTACGACCGAACGGGGCCGGCGTACGTCATCGGGGCCGACGCCGCGGACCGGGTGACCTTCCGCCCGAAGCCCGTGGCCGAGGAGTTCACCTATCTCTCGAGCCTGCTGAGCGATGAGTCGTTCCTGGGCCTGGGCCCGCGGGAGAAGGCCTCCTACGCCGTGAAGTTCTTGCGCGTCCAGGTCTTCGGGGCCGTGCACAACCGCCCGGACCCCGACTTCTGGACGGTGGACGAGCGTGCGGCGCTCCGCGCGGTGACCCTGCGGGTCCTCGCCCTCGCGCCCGGGGCCGAGCGCGTCCTCTCGATCGCGGACCGTCGCGTCCTGGACGCGGTGCTCGACCCGGGGACCCCCGTCGAGGTCCTCTTCGAGCGCAGCGTCGCACGTCGCCGGTTCCGCAGCCCGGCCGCCCTCGTGACGCGCGACCTGACGAGGCTCCTGGCGCGGGAGGCTCCCCTGCGCTTCATGGTCGCCTCGGTGCTCTCGCGGCGGTAG
- a CDS encoding glycosyltransferase — protein sequence MRIAYIVHNDTHGDARVLKYLDSAAANGNEARLFAVGGGVTRFPPGEERRPSGGVIVRLGPRLRTVDKVKPGPKSRRRWLQLGLRQWTFAFRAAAAIRRWKPDVVHAHDADTLFAALLVRLVSRTPFVYDAHEIWEAQTLPPRIAAYYRWILDRSSSRWAGTITVSRGIQRWMTERFTLRTEPSLVRNVPLAASLPVPGSTGILRSAAAIPEGARLIVHVGLIGPARGVAETVKALAFLPDDVYLALIGPAPKRSRDHIASVAREHGVADRVRFVDPVESDAVPTAISDADVSVVYPQPVSLNSIYSLPNKLFQSIQAGLPVVASDAEDVAEVVTSLEIGVVAPARDVAALARAIADVLASGDAYREAARRAAPDMTWEHEFARAAELYDAVVAR from the coding sequence ATGCGCATCGCATACATCGTCCACAACGACACCCATGGCGACGCGCGGGTCCTGAAGTACCTCGACTCCGCTGCCGCGAACGGGAACGAGGCGCGGCTCTTCGCCGTGGGCGGTGGAGTGACCCGGTTCCCCCCGGGCGAGGAACGTCGGCCGAGCGGTGGTGTGATCGTCCGGCTGGGTCCCCGTCTCCGGACGGTGGACAAGGTCAAGCCCGGCCCGAAGTCCCGACGCCGGTGGCTCCAGCTCGGCCTGCGGCAGTGGACGTTCGCGTTCCGCGCCGCCGCGGCGATCCGCCGCTGGAAGCCGGACGTCGTGCACGCGCACGACGCCGACACGCTGTTCGCCGCCCTGCTGGTGCGCCTGGTGAGCAGGACGCCGTTCGTCTACGACGCGCACGAGATCTGGGAGGCGCAGACGCTCCCGCCGAGGATCGCGGCCTACTACCGATGGATCCTCGACCGTTCCTCGTCGCGTTGGGCGGGGACCATCACCGTCTCGCGGGGGATCCAGCGCTGGATGACCGAGCGTTTCACGCTCCGTACCGAGCCGTCCCTGGTGCGCAACGTCCCGCTCGCCGCGTCCTTGCCGGTTCCCGGCAGCACGGGCATCCTGCGGTCGGCGGCAGCAATCCCCGAGGGCGCCCGCCTCATCGTCCACGTCGGCCTCATCGGTCCCGCGCGCGGGGTGGCGGAGACGGTCAAGGCGCTGGCGTTCCTGCCCGACGACGTGTACCTCGCCCTCATCGGGCCGGCACCGAAACGCTCACGCGACCACATCGCCTCGGTGGCGAGAGAGCACGGGGTGGCCGACCGGGTACGTTTCGTCGATCCGGTGGAGTCCGACGCGGTGCCCACCGCGATCTCGGACGCCGACGTCTCGGTCGTCTACCCGCAGCCCGTCAGCCTCAACTCGATCTACAGCCTGCCGAACAAGCTGTTCCAGTCCATCCAGGCCGGCCTGCCCGTCGTGGCCTCGGACGCCGAGGACGTCGCCGAGGTCGTCACGTCCCTCGAGATCGGCGTCGTCGCCCCTGCGCGCGACGTCGCGGCGCTCGCACGCGCGATCGCCGACGTCCTCGCGTCCGGCGACGCGTACCGGGAGGCGGCGCGACGCGCCGCACCGGACATGACCTGGGAGCACGAGTTCGCGCGCGCGGCCGAGCTCTACGACGCGGTGGTGGCACGATGA